In Thermococcus sp. M39, the following are encoded in one genomic region:
- a CDS encoding redox-regulated ATPase YchF: MEIGVVGKPNVGKSTFFSAATLVDVQIANYPFTTIEANVGVSHVIAEHPCKELGCVPNPQNYEYRDRLALIPIKMIDVAGLVPGAHEGRGLGNKFLDDLRMASALIHIIDASGKTDAEGQPTDYHDPVEDIEFLEKEINYWIYGILKKNWDKFAKRVKLQHLNLARAIAEQLTGIGVSEEDVLEALHKTNLSNDPTKWSDEDLYNFVSELRRINKPIIIAANKADTASDEQIKRLIEEGKKRGYIVVPTSAVAELTLRKAAKAGYIDYLPGQSDFKILKPLSSKQQKALELIKEKVLERFGSTGVQEVINKAVFELLQLIPVYPVEDENKMTDSFGNVLPHVFLMKKGSTPRDLAFKVHTDLGKTFLYAINARTHRRVGEDYELQFNDIIKIVATAR, translated from the coding sequence ATGGAGATCGGTGTAGTCGGAAAGCCAAATGTGGGAAAATCAACCTTTTTCTCTGCAGCAACTTTAGTAGATGTTCAGATAGCCAATTATCCATTCACTACTATTGAGGCGAACGTTGGAGTGAGTCATGTTATAGCAGAGCATCCATGCAAAGAGCTTGGCTGTGTTCCAAATCCACAGAACTACGAGTATAGAGACCGGTTAGCCTTGATTCCAATAAAGATGATTGACGTAGCTGGACTTGTACCCGGTGCACATGAGGGAAGGGGTCTAGGAAACAAATTTTTAGATGACCTAAGAATGGCCTCAGCGTTGATTCATATCATTGATGCAAGCGGAAAGACTGATGCTGAAGGACAGCCCACAGATTACCATGATCCCGTTGAAGATATTGAATTTCTGGAGAAAGAGATAAACTACTGGATCTATGGAATTTTAAAGAAGAATTGGGATAAATTTGCTAAAAGGGTTAAACTTCAACATCTAAATCTCGCAAGAGCCATTGCAGAGCAACTGACTGGAATTGGGGTCAGTGAGGAAGATGTCCTTGAAGCTTTGCACAAAACAAACTTAAGCAATGACCCAACCAAATGGAGCGATGAAGATTTGTATAACTTTGTCAGCGAACTTAGGAGAATAAATAAGCCAATCATAATAGCGGCAAACAAAGCAGATACGGCAAGCGATGAACAAATAAAGAGACTTATCGAAGAAGGGAAGAAAAGAGGCTATATTGTCGTACCAACTTCAGCTGTCGCTGAGTTAACGCTTAGAAAGGCAGCGAAAGCTGGCTACATAGATTATCTCCCCGGTCAAAGCGATTTCAAAATTTTAAAACCCCTCAGCTCAAAGCAGCAGAAAGCGTTGGAGCTTATCAAAGAGAAAGTCCTCGAGAGATTTGGCTCAACGGGAGTTCAAGAGGTCATCAACAAAGCTGTTTTTGAATTACTGCAGTTGATTCCAGTTTATCCCGTTGAGGACGAGAATAAGATGACTGACAGCTTTGGAAACGTTTTGCCTCACGTGTTCTTAATGAAGAAAGGCTCAACGCCGAGGGACTTAGCATTTAAAGTGCACACCGATCTAGGGAAGACATTTCTCTATGCAATAAATGCAAGAACACACAGAAGAGTAGGGGAAGACTATGAGCTTCAATTCAACGACATTATAAAAATTGTAGCTACCGCAAGATGA
- a CDS encoding CorA family divalent cation transporter, whose amino-acid sequence MGNPQITLFAYSKDKFTEKRLENIEEALNYTEYSVVWINIDGIAYLDELKKTFGLYDTSIRSILRSKSRPKVEIFEDYLFVLLYQVYESSGGLKREKTAIFLKDNYVITLQEVKGDVFNPIRESIRKREGLVREKKADYLVFLLLDAVINNYIPILDKINAKMEAIEDKILRNSDREMLRKIHTIRRRILFMRRAIFPLLEVFRELQLEGTRFFEEDTRPYLRELNAPRSGSS is encoded by the coding sequence ATGGGGAATCCACAGATTACGCTCTTTGCATATTCAAAGGATAAATTTACGGAAAAGAGGCTTGAGAACATTGAGGAAGCCCTTAATTACACGGAATATTCTGTGGTATGGATAAACATTGATGGTATTGCTTATCTGGATGAATTAAAGAAAACTTTTGGTCTTTATGACACCTCGATAAGGTCAATCCTCCGTTCAAAAAGCAGACCAAAAGTTGAAATTTTTGAGGATTATCTTTTTGTACTCCTCTATCAAGTCTATGAATCCTCTGGAGGATTAAAAAGGGAGAAAACTGCAATATTTCTGAAGGATAACTACGTGATAACTCTGCAGGAAGTAAAGGGTGATGTTTTCAACCCTATAAGAGAGAGTATTAGGAAGCGAGAAGGACTTGTTAGGGAGAAAAAAGCGGATTATTTGGTTTTTCTCCTCCTTGATGCGGTAATTAACAACTATATCCCAATTTTGGATAAGATAAATGCAAAAATGGAGGCGATAGAGGATAAGATACTCCGTAACAGCGACAGAGAAATGCTCAGGAAAATTCACACAATACGCAGAAGAATCCTCTTCATGAGGCGTGCAATTTTCCCTCTCCTTGAGGTCTTTAGGGAGCTGCAGCTTGAAGGTACAAGGTTCTTTGAAGAGGACACAAGGCCATATCTTAGAGAGCTTAATGCCCCACGTTCTGGAAGTTCTTGA
- a CDS encoding TldD/PmbA family protein, whose protein sequence is MHELVEFAVEKALELGAKYAEARFEEHSGVNIVMKNGNPEGLGIRADRGIGIRVLVNGGMGFASTNVLTKESVSEAVKKAVKLAKAAAKVRNRPIEFSEGRFHEVYYEVRMKKDFRDYSGEEKMEYLKLIEEEVLNSGVNVPMRFLSYQDWIAHKYFVNNEGAKVESVIPRVSITYNLVVFEEGQVEQAPFVQTAFTGGLELIEKAEPWKKALNDVKALQRLIKEGKKPPEGKVDVVISPEVAGIAVHESVGHPYEADRIFGREAAQAGESFVKPEMLGQKIGSEVVTVIEDPTIPNSWGFYLYDDEGVKARPRYLIKDGIITEFLMNREYAYYLGTHSNASARAINYDREPIVRMANTYLAPGDYSFEELIEDVKLGVYMVSFNEWNIDDRRYQQRYIGREAYLIENGEIKHPVRRPILEITTKGLWSSVDAVGKEVEFYPGTCGKGEPGQGVPVWMGGASARLRDVVLRR, encoded by the coding sequence ATGCATGAACTTGTTGAGTTTGCTGTTGAAAAGGCTTTAGAGCTTGGAGCAAAATACGCGGAAGCAAGATTCGAGGAACATAGTGGAGTAAATATTGTCATGAAAAACGGCAATCCAGAAGGGCTAGGCATAAGAGCTGACAGAGGGATTGGAATTAGAGTTCTTGTAAATGGCGGAATGGGGTTTGCATCAACAAACGTTCTGACAAAGGAAAGTGTCAGCGAAGCTGTCAAGAAAGCTGTTAAGCTTGCAAAAGCTGCGGCAAAAGTTAGAAACAGACCAATAGAGTTCAGCGAGGGGAGGTTTCATGAAGTTTACTACGAAGTAAGAATGAAGAAAGACTTCAGAGACTATTCTGGAGAAGAAAAGATGGAGTATCTAAAGCTCATCGAAGAAGAAGTTCTGAACAGTGGAGTCAATGTTCCAATGAGATTTTTAAGCTATCAAGACTGGATTGCTCACAAGTATTTCGTCAACAATGAAGGAGCAAAAGTTGAGAGTGTCATTCCAAGGGTCTCAATAACATACAACTTGGTGGTTTTTGAGGAAGGTCAAGTTGAACAAGCTCCGTTTGTTCAGACAGCTTTCACTGGTGGTCTTGAGTTGATAGAGAAGGCAGAACCCTGGAAGAAAGCATTAAATGATGTTAAAGCCTTGCAGAGATTAATAAAGGAAGGAAAGAAGCCGCCAGAAGGAAAGGTAGATGTTGTTATAAGTCCAGAAGTTGCAGGAATAGCTGTTCACGAGAGCGTTGGACATCCTTATGAAGCTGATAGGATTTTTGGAAGGGAGGCAGCTCAAGCTGGAGAGAGCTTTGTCAAACCAGAGATGCTTGGACAAAAAATTGGGAGTGAAGTTGTTACTGTTATTGAAGACCCAACAATACCAAACAGCTGGGGTTTCTACCTGTATGATGATGAAGGCGTCAAAGCTCGTCCGAGGTACCTAATCAAAGATGGAATCATTACCGAGTTCTTGATGAATAGAGAATACGCCTATTACTTAGGCACTCACTCAAACGCCTCTGCTAGGGCGATAAACTACGACAGAGAGCCCATAGTGAGAATGGCCAACACATACTTGGCTCCGGGCGATTATTCCTTTGAGGAGCTGATTGAAGATGTGAAGCTTGGAGTTTACATGGTCAGCTTTAACGAATGGAACATTGACGATAGGAGGTACCAGCAGAGGTACATTGGTAGAGAGGCGTATTTAATCGAGAATGGTGAAATAAAGCATCCAGTAAGGAGACCTATCCTTGAGATTACAACAAAAGGTCTGTGGAGCAGTGTTGACGCAGTAGGAAAGGAGGTTGAATTTTACCCAGGAACATGTGGAAAAGGTGAACCCGGACAGGGAGTTCCAGTATGGATGGGAGGGGCGAGTGCAAGACTTAGGGACGTTGTATTGAGGAGGTGA
- a CDS encoding MBL fold metallo-hydrolase — translation MTRIYTLVEDYSGYESPFLGHHGISFLIEHREKRILFDVGQSEKPILYNMGILGLEPESIDYIFLSHCHYDHTGGLLGMLKAIKRRIPVIAHPLIFRRHFITEPYLRHVGIPFSREEIEELAELYLVDEPFQIVEDIYSTGEIRKREDFEKATLGLYTVEDGKLVRDELLDDMSLVIKTSQGLVVVSGCSHAGIVSIIKRAVEITGIKKVRAVIGGFHLIDASGERIKQTVKAFQELGVEEVYTGHCTGLKAEAEFLKAYGDRFHKLHSGMVIEF, via the coding sequence ATGACAAGAATCTACACCCTTGTTGAAGATTATTCTGGTTATGAAAGTCCTTTCTTAGGTCACCATGGCATAAGTTTTCTAATTGAACACAGAGAAAAGCGCATTCTTTTTGACGTCGGACAAAGCGAAAAGCCAATTTTATACAATATGGGCATATTAGGGTTAGAGCCAGAGAGCATTGACTACATATTTTTATCACACTGCCACTATGACCATACTGGTGGCTTATTGGGGATGCTTAAAGCCATCAAAAGGAGAATTCCAGTCATTGCACATCCTTTAATATTCAGAAGACATTTTATAACAGAGCCATATCTGAGGCATGTTGGAATTCCATTTTCAAGAGAAGAGATTGAAGAGTTAGCAGAGTTATACCTAGTGGATGAGCCGTTTCAAATCGTTGAAGATATCTATTCTACTGGGGAAATAAGGAAGAGAGAAGACTTTGAGAAAGCAACTTTGGGGCTTTATACAGTAGAAGATGGCAAACTTGTGAGGGATGAACTTTTAGATGACATGAGCTTGGTTATAAAAACCTCGCAAGGGCTGGTAGTCGTTAGCGGTTGCTCTCATGCTGGAATTGTGAGCATAATTAAGCGTGCCGTTGAAATTACAGGCATCAAGAAAGTGAGGGCAGTTATTGGGGGATTCCATCTCATTGATGCCAGCGGTGAGAGGATAAAGCAAACTGTCAAAGCTTTCCAAGAGCTTGGTGTCGAAGAAGTTTATACGGGACATTGTACTGGACTAAAAGCAGAAGCTGAATTTTTGAAAGCTTACGGAGATAGGTTCCATAAGCTTCATAGTGGCATGGTAATTGAATTTTAG
- a CDS encoding CorA family divalent cation transporter — MPHVLEVLDLIESQREMANGLIDIYYSTISMRINEIMRVLTVISTIFIPLTFITGLYGMNFRYMPELTWRYGYPAVLLVMLMTSLSMLYYFKRKGWL; from the coding sequence ATGCCCCACGTTCTGGAAGTTCTTGACCTAATAGAAAGCCAGCGTGAGATGGCGAATGGTCTCATAGATATTTACTACTCCACAATCTCAATGAGAATAAATGAGATCATGAGAGTACTAACAGTAATTTCGACAATTTTCATACCTCTGACGTTCATAACTGGACTATACGGTATGAACTTCCGCTACATGCCAGAGCTGACTTGGCGTTATGGATACCCTGCAGTTCTGCTTGTTATGTTGATGACATCACTTAGCATGCTCTATTATTTCAAAAGAAAAGGGTGGCTTTAG
- a CDS encoding aspartate/glutamate racemase family protein has product MGKEKIIGILGGMGPMATVELFKRIVLKTPAKRDQDHPRIIIYNNPKIPDRTAYILGKGENPLPELIDSAKKLESWGADFIIMPCNTAHFFADEIQKAINIPLINMIEETAEYVKQLGIKRVGLLATTGTLTSGIYQKALEKREIKAIIPNEEEQEKVMRGIYEGIKANKFELGRELLLEIAKKLEKESEGIIAGCTEVSVALKPEDLEVPLIDPMDIIAEKAVKLALNL; this is encoded by the coding sequence ATGGGGAAGGAAAAAATAATAGGTATCCTTGGCGGTATGGGCCCTATGGCAACTGTTGAGCTATTTAAAAGAATAGTTCTGAAAACCCCAGCAAAAAGAGACCAGGACCATCCAAGGATTATAATCTACAACAATCCAAAAATTCCCGATAGAACAGCTTACATTCTCGGTAAAGGTGAAAATCCCCTGCCAGAACTCATTGACAGTGCAAAAAAGCTTGAAAGCTGGGGAGCAGATTTTATAATAATGCCCTGCAACACAGCACACTTCTTCGCCGATGAGATCCAGAAGGCAATAAACATTCCACTAATCAACATGATTGAGGAAACTGCCGAATATGTTAAACAGCTGGGGATTAAACGAGTTGGACTGCTGGCAACAACGGGAACATTAACTAGTGGAATTTATCAGAAAGCTCTGGAAAAGAGAGAGATAAAAGCGATAATACCAAATGAGGAAGAGCAAGAGAAAGTCATGAGAGGCATCTACGAAGGAATCAAAGCTAACAAGTTCGAGCTTGGGAGAGAACTCCTGTTGGAGATAGCCAAAAAGCTTGAAAAGGAAAGCGAAGGCATCATTGCGGGCTGCACTGAGGTAAGTGTTGCGCTGAAACCTGAGGATTTGGAGGTTCCGCTAATTGATCCAATGGATATTATAGCTGAAAAAGCTGTGAAGCTTGCTCTGAATCTCTAA
- a CDS encoding endo alpha-1,4 polygalactosaminidase: MKGYLTFMTFVFISLQTLVYASFAVYYGDVSPSNVNELSKFNLLILSPLVEENYIKELKAKNVTVVGYLSLATIGDWEPWAEEVPDSIIIGHWETWDEKEVDFSSPQWRDIVLNKAVPYILSKGFDGVFLDNLDYVDKYPEKREAMVELIKAIREKYPDIVIVANRGFSITKEIAPYVDYILFEDFITYYDFNDNKYKIYQDADLQWVLAQAEMLKKLNVKVLALSYVDLDNEKQVEEFSKVVCKYADKYGFEVYMADITLQRIGFNPCENFTKSQVASSETKIEGENKNICGSGAILLVVLLPHSLRELILR, from the coding sequence ATGAAAGGATACTTAACTTTTATGACCTTTGTTTTTATATCCCTTCAGACTCTTGTTTATGCAAGCTTTGCAGTTTATTATGGTGATGTATCCCCTTCCAATGTAAATGAACTCTCAAAGTTCAATCTCCTTATTCTTTCTCCTTTAGTGGAAGAAAACTATATCAAAGAGCTGAAAGCCAAAAACGTAACCGTTGTGGGTTATTTAAGCCTAGCAACTATCGGCGACTGGGAGCCTTGGGCTGAGGAAGTTCCTGATAGTATAATAATAGGACATTGGGAAACATGGGATGAGAAAGAAGTTGACTTTTCCTCTCCACAGTGGAGAGACATAGTTCTCAATAAAGCTGTCCCGTATATCCTCTCAAAAGGTTTTGATGGTGTCTTTTTGGACAATTTGGACTACGTTGATAAGTATCCCGAAAAGAGAGAAGCAATGGTCGAACTCATTAAAGCAATTCGTGAAAAATATCCTGATATAGTTATTGTAGCAAACAGAGGCTTTTCAATAACCAAAGAAATTGCTCCCTATGTTGATTACATCCTCTTTGAGGATTTCATAACTTATTATGATTTCAATGACAATAAATACAAGATTTATCAAGATGCCGACTTGCAGTGGGTTCTTGCTCAAGCCGAAATGCTGAAGAAGCTGAATGTTAAAGTCTTGGCTTTAAGCTATGTGGATTTAGACAATGAGAAGCAGGTAGAAGAATTTTCCAAAGTCGTTTGCAAATATGCAGATAAATACGGCTTTGAAGTTTATATGGCCGATATAACCCTTCAGAGAATTGGATTTAACCCGTGTGAGAACTTCACAAAAAGCCAAGTTGCTTCAAGTGAGACAAAAATTGAGGGAGAAAATAAAAATATCTGCGGGTCGGGAGCAATTTTGCTAGTAGTACTTCTTCCGCACTCACTTAGAGAACTCATCTTGCGGTAG
- a CDS encoding DNRLRE domain-containing protein, with product MKRWGLFLIIVMILSMVPAWMIKPVTATDSILTAIDDAYSYYKDGETFNWKDYYYDSFYGDYVLYVGNSSSYQKERAYLKFDLSELPTNIQIESASLCIYVTYVKNGPFDIGLYTTTNNWAGSETPDAIPEPIELVATATANSYNTWYCFDVSDFMANLDLTDNHVISFIVKLVDESLTNNYLKISSTDASDNRPYLNVEYTLPKNVQITNVEAPKVVWKGEKTNINVTVQNNDEFDYSNLNLTISVNGKVIYENTTFSIGKNEEKTVGIPWTPEGLGTHEISVILKDEDGSLLSQETAYVEVGVVTSIQEIQSNTEDGDASVYEDILVKTYGVVTFVTDYGFTIQNGTGPWSGIWVYTGSTPPVKVGDYVSVQALVEEHYHFTELNYKDTLTDQRNIEVLGTAEVPDPVILPTGDVAQEQWEGVLVEVRDVKVVNPNLSYGEWSVDDGSGPVRIDDKFYDYTPSYTKYDYIRGIVWYPYGNFKIEPRYAEDIKPHIPDFNVIAHTLVLYYDKKYMKHKGELDQLYEQFTDMIEELQEYGVDLTPIQRDIEAIQANVEEINSLHQKYESLSGYKEKGYYIPLMIPLRKATVITEETIKMLEHINPILNSTLEQVKAMIQQQNMTSENATIIENITIKVPKLVKVLIDSGHNQYYNADMMSGLINRIKNELNWTVDVNYGMLTYEKLKDYDILIITNPGTDITDEEAQAIKQWVKEGGGLFILGDWHKYIYYRSLNKITEEFGIKFNDDELMDDEINDGKPYYPFVGEYNFEHPAMKFLNETWKMYYGGDTLDVSGDAVWLIRGYESSYAVDQTGKITKEKGSKPIVAAAVEVGEGRIVAYGSSKAISDKYYGNYISTNWPFIKGVLLWLAGEI from the coding sequence ATGAAGAGGTGGGGTCTGTTTTTGATTATTGTAATGATTTTAAGTATGGTTCCAGCGTGGATGATTAAGCCGGTAACAGCTACGGACTCCATTCTAACGGCCATTGACGACGCATACAGCTATTATAAAGATGGGGAGACCTTTAACTGGAAAGACTATTACTATGACAGCTTTTATGGTGACTATGTCCTTTACGTTGGAAATTCGTCTAGTTATCAGAAAGAAAGGGCATATTTGAAATTCGATCTCTCAGAATTGCCCACGAATATACAGATAGAGTCTGCCAGCCTCTGCATTTACGTCACCTACGTGAAGAATGGTCCCTTTGACATCGGTCTTTACACGACCACTAATAATTGGGCTGGCTCAGAAACGCCAGATGCCATTCCGGAGCCTATTGAACTTGTTGCTACTGCAACTGCTAACAGCTACAACACCTGGTACTGCTTTGATGTTTCCGACTTCATGGCTAACCTTGACCTAACTGACAATCATGTTATCAGCTTCATCGTCAAGCTCGTTGATGAGTCACTTACTAATAACTACCTGAAGATATCATCCACAGATGCATCAGACAATAGGCCTTATTTGAACGTGGAGTACACTCTTCCCAAAAACGTTCAAATTACCAATGTTGAAGCTCCAAAAGTAGTTTGGAAAGGGGAAAAGACAAACATTAATGTAACCGTGCAGAACAATGATGAATTTGATTACTCAAACCTTAATCTAACGATATCCGTCAATGGAAAGGTCATTTACGAAAACACAACATTTTCAATTGGGAAGAATGAAGAGAAAACTGTGGGCATTCCATGGACTCCAGAGGGGTTAGGCACTCACGAGATTAGTGTCATACTCAAAGATGAGGACGGATCCCTGTTATCCCAAGAAACTGCTTATGTTGAGGTAGGTGTAGTGACGTCAATCCAAGAAATTCAGAGCAATACCGAGGATGGTGATGCTTCAGTTTATGAAGATATTCTCGTAAAGACCTATGGTGTAGTCACTTTTGTTACAGACTATGGATTCACAATTCAGAATGGTACTGGGCCATGGAGTGGAATCTGGGTCTACACTGGTAGCACTCCGCCAGTCAAGGTTGGTGACTATGTCAGCGTTCAGGCTCTTGTGGAGGAGCACTATCATTTCACTGAGCTCAACTACAAAGATACCCTGACCGACCAGAGAAACATAGAAGTTTTGGGTACTGCTGAAGTTCCTGATCCAGTGATTCTCCCAACGGGCGATGTTGCCCAAGAGCAGTGGGAAGGTGTTCTCGTGGAGGTCAGGGATGTTAAGGTTGTCAATCCTAACCTTAGCTACGGGGAGTGGTCGGTTGATGACGGTAGTGGCCCAGTTAGAATTGACGATAAGTTCTACGACTATACCCCGAGCTATACAAAATATGACTACATAAGAGGAATTGTGTGGTATCCCTATGGTAACTTTAAGATTGAACCAAGGTATGCAGAGGACATAAAGCCGCACATTCCAGATTTCAATGTTATTGCACATACTCTCGTTCTCTATTATGATAAAAAATACATGAAACATAAAGGAGAGCTTGACCAGCTTTATGAGCAGTTTACAGATATGATTGAAGAGCTCCAAGAGTATGGAGTTGACTTAACACCAATTCAGAGGGACATAGAGGCAATACAGGCAAATGTTGAAGAGATAAACAGCCTTCACCAGAAGTACGAGAGCCTTTCAGGCTACAAGGAAAAGGGCTACTACATCCCGCTCATGATACCACTCAGGAAGGCAACAGTCATCACCGAAGAAACCATTAAGATGCTTGAGCACATCAACCCAATACTAAACTCAACACTTGAGCAAGTCAAGGCGATGATTCAACAACAGAATATGACTAGCGAAAATGCAACAATAATTGAGAACATAACAATAAAAGTTCCAAAGCTCGTAAAAGTGCTTATCGATTCAGGTCATAATCAGTACTACAATGCTGACATGATGAGTGGTCTCATCAACAGGATTAAGAACGAACTTAACTGGACAGTTGATGTTAACTATGGAATGCTAACCTACGAGAAGCTCAAAGATTATGACATTCTCATCATTACTAATCCAGGGACGGATATCACAGATGAGGAAGCTCAAGCAATCAAGCAGTGGGTCAAAGAAGGTGGGGGCCTCTTCATTCTCGGAGACTGGCATAAGTACATTTACTACAGAAGCTTGAATAAGATAACTGAAGAGTTTGGCATCAAGTTCAATGACGATGAGCTTATGGATGATGAAATAAACGATGGAAAGCCGTACTATCCGTTCGTTGGTGAATACAACTTTGAGCATCCAGCAATGAAATTCCTCAACGAAACATGGAAGATGTATTATGGCGGTGATACTTTGGATGTATCTGGAGATGCAGTTTGGCTTATCAGAGGTTATGAAAGCTCCTATGCTGTTGATCAGACAGGAAAGATTACAAAAGAGAAGGGATCAAAACCAATTGTCGCAGCAGCAGTTGAGGTTGGAGAAGGAAGAATCGTAGCCTATGGTTCAAGCAAAGCTATAAGCGACAAGTATTACGGAAACTACATAAGCACAAACTGGCCGTTCATTAAGGGAGTTCTCCTCTGGCTTGCAGGGGAAATCTGA
- a CDS encoding aminopeptidase gives MKLEEVSRIVMREVLDVQKGEEVLIITNPGEILGISLSLFNAAREFHAKPTIIIQEPKTSLEFAERSVIEAIKSEPDIVISITEKKLGKDAFGLNIGYVGRDNQKYTHIFEKLLRGDRKIRSFWSPGITVDMYLRAVPIDYERLRYEAQVLAEIFDKGKEVHVATEKGTDLWINIKGRKAFRDDGDFRKPGKGGNLPAGEVFISPAVGKSEGVIVFDGTLGLGGKSILSKNPVKVYVKEGFVQKIEGKEEAKKLEEAIRRAEERALKMGKEELAKNAWHLGELGIGLNPRAKIEWKAP, from the coding sequence ATGAAGCTCGAGGAGGTCTCAAGGATAGTCATGCGTGAAGTTCTAGATGTTCAGAAAGGGGAAGAAGTGCTGATAATAACAAATCCCGGAGAGATTCTTGGCATTTCATTGAGCCTTTTCAATGCTGCTAGGGAATTTCACGCTAAGCCTACAATCATTATTCAAGAGCCAAAGACTTCACTTGAATTTGCAGAGCGAAGTGTAATTGAGGCCATAAAAAGTGAACCGGACATAGTAATCTCAATAACTGAGAAAAAATTGGGGAAAGATGCATTTGGATTGAATATCGGATATGTAGGAAGAGACAACCAAAAGTATACCCACATTTTTGAAAAGCTCCTCCGGGGAGATAGAAAAATACGCTCCTTCTGGAGCCCTGGAATCACTGTAGACATGTATCTGAGAGCTGTTCCAATTGATTATGAGAGGCTTAGGTATGAGGCACAAGTCTTAGCTGAAATTTTTGATAAAGGGAAAGAAGTGCATGTAGCAACTGAAAAAGGAACAGATTTGTGGATTAACATCAAAGGAAGAAAAGCATTCAGAGACGATGGTGATTTTAGAAAACCTGGAAAAGGTGGCAACTTGCCCGCTGGAGAAGTATTCATTTCTCCCGCAGTTGGAAAAAGTGAGGGAGTGATAGTTTTTGATGGAACTCTGGGCTTAGGGGGAAAAAGTATACTCTCCAAAAATCCTGTAAAAGTATACGTTAAAGAAGGTTTTGTGCAAAAGATTGAAGGTAAAGAAGAAGCTAAAAAGCTTGAAGAGGCCATAAGGAGAGCAGAGGAAAGAGCGCTTAAAATGGGAAAAGAAGAGCTGGCTAAGAATGCATGGCACTTGGGAGAACTCGGTATAGGACTAAATCCGAGAGCAAAAATTGAGTGGAAAGCTCCTTGA
- a CDS encoding cob(I)yrinic acid a,c-diamide adenosyltransferase, which translates to MPITTKTGDKGTTGIFTGERLAKFSPIIEANGAIDEASSFLGEAKHYIGDEELRAIVEKIQVDLYSLMAEIASKGKYKKIREREIEEIEGLIKKFEEEVQLKSFVIPGSTIASAKLDVCRAVVRRAERKVARLLLEYGFGEDALKYLNRLGDLLFIMARYIEWKEGKLKYAKS; encoded by the coding sequence ATGCCAATCACAACAAAAACTGGTGATAAGGGAACAACTGGAATTTTCACTGGGGAAAGGCTGGCAAAGTTCTCACCGATTATTGAAGCCAACGGGGCAATTGATGAAGCAAGCTCTTTTCTTGGAGAAGCAAAGCACTACATTGGGGATGAGGAGCTTAGAGCCATTGTAGAGAAAATTCAAGTTGACCTGTATTCTCTCATGGCAGAGATAGCAAGCAAAGGCAAATACAAGAAGATTAGGGAGAGGGAGATAGAGGAGATAGAAGGGTTAATTAAAAAATTCGAAGAGGAAGTCCAGCTGAAATCTTTTGTAATCCCTGGCTCAACAATAGCGAGCGCAAAACTTGACGTCTGCAGAGCTGTTGTGAGAAGGGCAGAAAGAAAAGTTGCAAGGCTCCTTTTGGAATATGGATTTGGCGAAGATGCCCTAAAATATCTCAACCGCCTAGGTGACTTGCTGTTTATTATGGCGCGTTATATTGAGTGGAAAGAAGGCAAACTCAAATATGCAAAAAGCTGA